TGTAGCAGTTACAGCTTCCAAACCCATGATTTTTAAGGAATTTGAAAAAGAAGTTGCCGGAATTGTCCTGAACTTCGGCGTTTCCACCCAGGCGATACTGGATATTGTTTCCGGAAAAACAGCGCCTTCCGGATTATTGCCGGTACAAATGCCTGCGGATATGAGTACGGTTGAAAAACAACTGGAAGATGTGCCTTATGATATGATTCCCTACCGGGACACTGAAGGGAATGCCTATGATTTTGCCTTTGGACTGAACTGGGAAGGTGTGATTAAGGATGCGCGTACTGCAACCTATAAAAAATAAAGTTAGTAAGCCGGGGCGGGGATATTTTCCCTGGTCCGGTTTTTTATATCAAGTGATTGAAATGATCGCAGCCGAAAAATATGTTTTATCGCAGCCGATTTTAAAAATGCATACTATTAACCAATTCAATATCCCCATGAAAACAAACATCACATTTTTTATGTTATGCTTTATGTTCCTGCACCATGCTGCCCAAGCACAGGATGAAACCGTAAAATTATATACAGGTAAAGCCCCCGGGTCAGAAAACTGGACACAGCAAGAAGCGCAAATGTATTCCGATCTTTTTAAAACAGATGTTGTCTATAATGTCACGGCTCCGTCTTTGTTGGTTTTTAAACCTGCAAAAGGCGTGAAAAATACTGGAACGGCTATTGTAATCGCACCGGGTGGCGGATTTCAGAGCCTGTCCATTACCCGCGAGGGAACCGAACTGGCACAATGGCTGAGTGCTAAAGGAATTACTGCTTTTGTGCTGAAATACCGTTTGGTCAAAACAGAATCGAACGATCCGGCCCGTGAGATGATGGACAAACTGAAAGACCGTGCTGCTTTTGAGAAAAGTACGGCTCCGGTCATCCAGCTTGCGGCACAGGATGGCAATAAAGCATTGCAATATGTACACGACAATGCGGCGCGCTTTGGGATTAAAAAAGGACAGATCGGGATCATTGGTTTTTCTGCCGGAAGTACGGTTGCGTTGGAAACGGTACTCTATACCCCTTCGGAAATCGTACCTGACTTTGCCGCTTCCCTCTACGGTGGGCCAAGCGCAAAGCTGCTGACCACACCGGTACCAACGAAGAAAATTCCATTATTTATCTGTGCAGCCAGCGATGACCAGTTGCAACTGGCACCACGAAGCGTACAGCTGTATAATAAATGGCTCGAAGCGGGGCAATCGGTAGAATTGCACCTGTATGCCAAAGGCGGGCATGGCTTTGGAA
The Flavobacterium kingsejongi genome window above contains:
- a CDS encoding alpha/beta hydrolase, translating into MKTNITFFMLCFMFLHHAAQAQDETVKLYTGKAPGSENWTQQEAQMYSDLFKTDVVYNVTAPSLLVFKPAKGVKNTGTAIVIAPGGGFQSLSITREGTELAQWLSAKGITAFVLKYRLVKTESNDPAREMMDKLKDRAAFEKSTAPVIQLAAQDGNKALQYVHDNAARFGIKKGQIGIIGFSAGSTVALETVLYTPSEIVPDFAASLYGGPSAKLLTTPVPTKKIPLFICAASDDQLQLAPRSVQLYNKWLEAGQSVELHLYAKGGHGFGTGKQNLPVDSWVQRFEDWLKQQGFSN